CTGCAGCCTGATATGGAATTTTGGTATCGCTTGTACAGGATAGGTGGGAGCCTGGGAAGCCGGAGCGCCAGCTTCGGTGGAGGCGACGGTGGGATACCACCCTGGCGGTATTGAAATTCTAACCCGCACCCCTTAGCGGGGTGGGAGACAGTGTCAGGTGGGCAGTTTGACTGGGGCGGTCGCCTCCCAAAAGGTAACGGAGGCGCCCAAAGGTTCCCTCAGAATGGTTGGAAATCATTCGGAGAGTGCAAAGGCACAAGGGAGCTTGACTGCGAGACGGACAGGTCGAGCAGGGACGAAAGTCGGGCTTAGTGATCCGGTGGTTCCGCATGGAAGGGCCATCGCTCAACGGATAAAAGCTACCCCGGGGATAACAGGCTGATCTCCCCCAAGAGTCCACATCGACGGGGAGGTTTGGCACCTCGATGTCGGCTCATCGCATCCTGGGGCTGTAGTCGGTCCCAAGGGTTGGGCTGTTCGCCCATTAAAGCGGTACGCGAGCTGGGTTCAGAACGTCGTGAGACAGTTCGGTCCCTATCCGTCGCGGGCGGAGGAAATTTGAGAGGAGCTGTCCTTAGTACGAGAGGACCGGGATGGACGCACCGCTGGTGTACCAGTTGTCCCGCCAGGGGCACCGCTGGGTAGCTATGTGCGGACGGGATAAGCGCTGAAAGCATCTAAGCGTGAAGCCCCCCTCAAGATGAGATTTCCCACCGCGCAAAGCGGGTAAGATCCCTCGAAGATGACGAGGTCGATAGGTCCGAGGTGGAAGCGTGGCGACACGTGGAGCTGACGGATACTAATCGATCGAGGGCTTGACCTATGAGCGGCTTCTTCCAACGGTTATCTAGTTTTGAGGGAATGAACATCCTGTTGACAAATCCAACAGGATGGATATAATAATTACTGTCCAAGATGATCATCATTGCCTAGTGGCTATGGCGGAGGGGAAACACCCGTTCCCATCCCGAACACGGAAGTTAAGCCCTCCAGCGCCGATGGTAGTTGGGGCCAGCGCCCCTGCAAGAGTAGGTCGCTGCTAGGCAATAAACGAGCAGCCAGTTGCATTGGTGCAATTGGCTGTTTTCGTTTTTTGAGGAAAAAACGATAAGGACCCGCTCAATGTCTCTCTTCCTTTCATCTACTAGTATAGAATGTTAGCAATGTGGGAAACATAGAGGATGGGAGGTGGAGAGCGTGAGGACATCAATAGCAGACCGGAATCAACGCGAACATGTATGCATCGTTTGTGAACAGGAAAAAAAGGAAGGGATTTTCCTTTTTGGCCATTTTCTTTGTTTGGACTGCAACCGGGCGATTGTGCAAACGAATACGGACGACCCGAACTACTCGTTTTATGTGCGGCAGCTGCGCAAAATGTTTACATCGAAAATTCACTCGTAATCAGGGCCTGCATTTGGGCCTGTTTTTATTTGCGATTGACGCGACTCGTGCGTTTTTTCGGGCGTTTGTGATACTATATGTTTGATGTTTCTCCTGCATATCCCATGCATTTCGGCAGTCTGCCCGGATGATGGCCGTTCTGGGACAGACAGCAAGGAAAGAGGATGATGATGGATCAAACGAAAACTCCTTTATATGACGCTCTCGTGCACCATTGGGCGCGCCGCCCGGTTTCGTTTCACGTGCCGGGACATAAATACGGCGCTTTGTTTTCGAAACGAGGGAGAGATATGTTTGCGCCGCTGTTGGCGTTGGATGCGACGGAAATTTCCGGCTTGGATGACTTGCATCATCCTGAGTCGGTGATTGCCGAGGCGCAGGCGCTGGCGGCGGAGCTGTATGGCGTTAGGGAGACGTTTTTCCTTGTGAACGGTTCGACGGCAGGGAATTTGGCAATGATCGCCGCCGTGTGTGATGGAAAGAGGAAGAAAGTGATTGTACAACGCAATTGCCATAAATCGGTGATGCATGCATTGCAACTCATGGAAGCCACTCCTGTTCTACTTGCTCCCGAGTTTGATCGTGATGTGTGTGTCGCTTCGCACATTCGTCCTAAAGCGGTCAAAGAGGCGTTGGCGCTTCATGATGATGTTGCTGCGGTTGTATTGACGAACCCAAATTATTATGGAATGGCCGCCGATTTGACAGAAATCGTCCGTCTAGTTCATGAACATGGCATTCCGGTGCTGGTTGATGAGGCGCATGGCGCCCATTTCGTTGTCGGCCCCCCTTTTCCGACATCGGCGCTTCGCTATGGCGCCGATGTTGTCGTGCAGTCGGCGCATAAAACGTTGCCGGCGATGACGATGGGAGCGTTTTTGCATGTAAACAGCGAGCGGGTTGAGCTTGAGCGGTTGAAATATTTTTTGCAGTTGTTTCAGTCAAGCAGCCCGTCTTACCCGATTATGGCGTCGCTCGATTTGGCGCGGAGTTATGTCGCCCAGCTTTCAAAAAGCGATGCGGCGGCGATCGTGGCAGAAATTGAGAAGTTTAAAGCAGCCTTGGCCGATATTGACGGGGTGGCAGTCGTTTGTTCCCGCCATTTTGGCGTACAGACCGACCCGCTGAAAGTAACGGTGCAGACGCGCTGTTCCTTGACCGGGTATGAACTGCAACGTTGGCTTGAGCGCGAAGGGGTGTTTGTCGAGCTTGCTGATCGAATGAACGTGCTTTTCGTTTGCCCGCTGGCGGTAACCGGGCGGCTTCAGGAAGCAGCGGAGAAAATCAAACGAGCGTGGCGCGATTTGCCAGATGGCGAGGCGCCGGTGTGTGACGCTTCGCCTTTTCTCGGACCGCCGCTATCGGTTTTAGTCCCGTATAATGAACTGCGCCATTTGCGGACAAAAGCTGTGGCGCTCGAGGAAGCTGAAGGATATATAGCGGCGGAAACGGTCATTCCATATCCGCCTGGGGTGCCGCTCGTGTGGGTCGGAGAACGGATCGGCCGCGGCCATATTGAACAGATCCGCCAGCTTCTTTGTCAGCGGGCGCACATACAAGGCGGAAGCCGGCTGAAAGATGGTCAGCTGGTTGTATACGAATAGGAAGGATGGAAAGGATGCCGCGAGTGATGAACGGATGCTTTTTTTCGTTTGAAGGGCCGGAAGGAGCCGGCAAAACGACGATGATCAGCAAATTGGAGTCGTTGTTGCGTGAGCGGGGGATTGACGTCGTGGCGACGAGGGAACCGGGCGGGGTGCGCATTGCCGAGGCGATTCGCTCAATCATTTTAAACCGTGATTATACGGAAATGGACGGGCGGACGGAGGCGCTTTTGTATGCGGCGGCGCGCCGGCAGCATTTGCTTGAGAAAATCGTGCCGGCGCTTGAGGCTGGGTGCGTCGTCCTTTGCGACCGG
Above is a window of Geobacillus thermoleovorans DNA encoding:
- a CDS encoding sigma factor G inhibitor Gin — protein: MRTSIADRNQREHVCIVCEQEKKEGIFLFGHFLCLDCNRAIVQTNTDDPNYSFYVRQLRKMFTSKIHS
- a CDS encoding aminotransferase class I/II-fold pyridoxal phosphate-dependent enzyme, with the protein product MDQTKTPLYDALVHHWARRPVSFHVPGHKYGALFSKRGRDMFAPLLALDATEISGLDDLHHPESVIAEAQALAAELYGVRETFFLVNGSTAGNLAMIAAVCDGKRKKVIVQRNCHKSVMHALQLMEATPVLLAPEFDRDVCVASHIRPKAVKEALALHDDVAAVVLTNPNYYGMAADLTEIVRLVHEHGIPVLVDEAHGAHFVVGPPFPTSALRYGADVVVQSAHKTLPAMTMGAFLHVNSERVELERLKYFLQLFQSSSPSYPIMASLDLARSYVAQLSKSDAAAIVAEIEKFKAALADIDGVAVVCSRHFGVQTDPLKVTVQTRCSLTGYELQRWLEREGVFVELADRMNVLFVCPLAVTGRLQEAAEKIKRAWRDLPDGEAPVCDASPFLGPPLSVLVPYNELRHLRTKAVALEEAEGYIAAETVIPYPPGVPLVWVGERIGRGHIEQIRQLLCQRAHIQGGSRLKDGQLVVYE